The following are encoded in a window of Pseudalgibacter alginicilyticus genomic DNA:
- a CDS encoding group III truncated hemoglobin: MEKKDIKTREDIFLLVSSFYAKVRKNTVLAPFFNNAIKDWEAHLENLTSFWEASLFLKTKYYGNPLKVHEKVDKENNHNITEMHFGLWLNLWLQTVDELFEGEYANNAKNRARKMGTFLYLKIFEARKSL; this comes from the coding sequence ATGGAGAAAAAAGATATTAAAACTAGAGAAGATATTTTCTTATTAGTGTCTTCATTTTATGCAAAAGTGAGAAAAAATACTGTTTTGGCTCCGTTTTTTAATAATGCAATAAAAGATTGGGAAGCCCACCTTGAAAACCTAACCTCTTTTTGGGAAGCTAGTTTATTTCTAAAAACAAAATATTACGGAAATCCATTAAAAGTTCATGAAAAAGTAGATAAAGAAAACAACCATAATATTACTGAAATGCATTTTGGTTTGTGGTTAAATCTTTGGTTACAAACTGTTGATGAACTTTTTGAAGGAGAGTATGCTAACAATGCCAAAAATCGCGCTCGAAAAATGGGAACATTTTTGTATTTAAAAATATTTGAAGCAAGAAAGAGTTTATAA
- a CDS encoding Rossmann-like and DUF2520 domain-containing protein, translated as MISVTILGAGNVASHLYKVFSKTEQVFVKQWYNRSIGSISTHKNEVEIIDDLLKIKEADVYILAVSDDAVKTLSASLPLENKLVVHTSGSVSLYDIDKKHRRGVFYPIQTFSKTAEIDFSNVPICIEALKSNDYQLLKKLAISIGSPTKKINSDQRRVLHLAAVFVNNFTNQLYRIGHEITESEGAEFDVLKPLIMETAKKVQDFSPYMAQTGPAKRNDKKTIRKHLKSLESEHHKDIYKLLTESIQRTHGRKKL; from the coding sequence ATGATTTCAGTAACGATTCTTGGTGCAGGCAATGTGGCCTCGCATTTATATAAAGTGTTCTCAAAAACAGAACAGGTTTTCGTAAAACAGTGGTACAACAGAAGTATTGGTAGTATTTCTACTCATAAAAATGAGGTTGAAATTATTGATGATCTTTTAAAAATTAAAGAGGCCGATGTGTACATATTGGCTGTAAGCGATGATGCTGTAAAAACACTTTCTGCTTCACTTCCTCTTGAAAACAAATTGGTGGTACATACTTCAGGAAGTGTCAGTTTATATGATATTGATAAGAAACACCGTCGCGGAGTTTTTTACCCCATACAAACGTTTAGCAAAACCGCAGAAATAGATTTTTCAAATGTTCCTATTTGTATTGAAGCACTTAAAAGCAATGATTATCAACTTTTAAAAAAGTTAGCAATTTCTATAGGTAGTCCTACAAAAAAAATAAATAGCGATCAAAGACGCGTTTTGCATTTAGCTGCAGTGTTTGTGAATAATTTCACAAATCAATTGTATAGAATCGGTCATGAAATAACAGAATCAGAGGGTGCCGAATTTGATGTTTTAAAACCATTAATTATGGAAACGGCAAAAAAAGTTCAAGACTTCTCTCCTTATATGGCACAAACTGGTCCTGCAAAACGCAATGATAAAAAAACCATAAGAAAACATTTAAAATCGCTTGAAAGCGAACATCATAAAGACATTTACAAACTACTAACAGAATCAATACAACGCACCCATGGAAGAAAAAAGCTATAA
- a CDS encoding geranylgeranylglycerol-phosphate geranylgeranyltransferase, which translates to MNLLNLIRWKNLLMIALVQLLIKYAFLEPFGAQTSLDIVGMSLLILATICIAAAGNIINDIYDVETDFVNKPDSLIVGNTISEKTAYNLFIIFNMIGVGIGFYLSNHVNKSAFFSLFVIISALLYVYATYLKRTLLIGNIVISILVSLSIIIVGIFELLPSINLENQSLQLYFFKIIFNYALFAFMINFLREIAKDIEDINGDYKAGMNTLPISIGRNRANNVLIVLTFITLLLILFYIIDVLYNELISVSYFLIFIVAPLIYILIKTIEAKTKKDYHLISNTLKLVMFFGMLSLLLYKYVILN; encoded by the coding sequence GTGAACTTACTAAATCTTATTCGTTGGAAAAACTTATTAATGATTGCCTTAGTACAATTACTAATCAAGTATGCGTTTTTAGAACCTTTTGGCGCCCAAACAAGTTTAGATATTGTAGGTATGTCACTTTTAATTTTGGCTACCATTTGCATTGCTGCTGCTGGAAACATTATTAACGATATTTATGATGTAGAAACTGATTTTGTAAACAAACCCGATTCGTTAATTGTAGGAAACACTATTTCAGAAAAAACAGCCTATAATTTATTTATCATCTTTAATATGATAGGTGTTGGCATTGGTTTTTATTTGTCAAACCATGTTAACAAAAGCGCTTTCTTTTCTTTATTTGTTATTATTTCAGCCTTACTTTACGTATATGCTACGTATTTAAAACGCACACTATTAATTGGTAACATTGTTATTTCAATATTGGTTTCTTTAAGCATTATTATTGTTGGTATTTTTGAACTGCTTCCAAGTATTAATTTAGAAAACCAAAGTTTACAATTGTACTTTTTTAAAATTATATTCAATTATGCACTATTTGCTTTTATGATTAATTTTTTACGAGAAATAGCCAAAGACATTGAAGACATTAATGGCGATTATAAGGCAGGTATGAACACCTTACCCATTAGCATTGGCAGAAATAGAGCCAACAACGTTTTAATAGTATTAACATTTATAACCTTACTCTTAATTTTATTTTATATAATTGATGTTTTATACAATGAACTTATTTCAGTTAGCTATTTTTTAATATTTATTGTTGCTCCTCTTATTTATATTCTTATTAAAACTATTGAAGCTAAAACTAAAAAAGATTATCACTTAATAAGTAATACTCTAAAATTGGTTATGTTTTTTGGTATGCTTTCCTTACTTTTATACAAGTATGTAATTCTTAATTAA
- a CDS encoding KdsC family phosphatase, whose product MEEKSYKEYLEHITTFIFDVDGVLTDGTITVTTTGELLRTMNIKDGYALKTAVDTGFNLCIISGGTNEGVRTRLAALGIKDIYLGAHNKIEQLNAYFNKYEIKAENVLYMGDDIPDYPVMKLVGLPCCPQDAVPEIKSISKYVSHKKGGKGAVRDVIEQVLKVQEKWHGNFTASYD is encoded by the coding sequence ATGGAAGAAAAAAGCTATAAAGAATATTTAGAACATATAACCACTTTCATTTTTGATGTAGACGGTGTGCTTACCGATGGAACAATAACAGTTACTACCACAGGTGAGTTATTACGAACCATGAACATAAAAGATGGTTACGCACTAAAAACAGCCGTTGATACTGGTTTTAATCTATGTATAATTTCTGGAGGTACCAATGAGGGCGTTCGAACACGCTTAGCCGCCTTAGGTATCAAGGATATTTATTTAGGTGCACATAATAAAATTGAACAGCTAAATGCATACTTTAACAAATATGAAATTAAAGCAGAAAACGTTTTGTATATGGGTGATGACATACCTGATTACCCTGTAATGAAGTTAGTTGGTTTACCTTGCTGTCCACAAGATGCTGTACCTGAAATTAAAAGTATTTCTAAATATGTTTCGCATAAAAAAGGCGGCAAAGGTGCCGTTCGCGATGTTATTGAGCAGGTGCTTAAGGTTCAAGAAAAATGGCATGGGAATTTTACGGCAAGTTATGATTAA
- a CDS encoding Maf-like protein: protein MLQDKLKNHHIILASGSPRRQAFFKNLGLDVEIRLKPINEEYPPRLTHFEISNYLAQLKALPFKTELKTNDILITSDTIVWHKHQALGKPRDVDEAFQIIKSLSNSTHEVITSVCFTSKTFEKTLHDITQVTFKNLSDEEIWYYINTAKPFDKAGAYGIQEWIGQIGVTKIEGSYFNVMGLPIHLVYKTLNEMAITT, encoded by the coding sequence ATGCTTCAAGATAAGCTTAAAAATCATCACATTATTTTAGCTTCTGGTTCGCCTAGAAGACAAGCTTTTTTTAAAAATTTAGGATTGGATGTTGAAATTCGCTTAAAACCTATAAATGAAGAATACCCACCGCGATTAACCCATTTTGAAATCAGTAATTATTTAGCACAACTAAAAGCACTGCCTTTTAAAACTGAATTAAAAACAAATGACATTTTAATAACCAGTGATACCATTGTTTGGCATAAACATCAAGCTTTAGGAAAACCCAGGGATGTTGATGAAGCCTTTCAAATTATAAAATCTTTAAGCAATAGCACCCACGAAGTTATTACCTCGGTATGCTTTACTTCTAAAACATTTGAAAAAACATTGCACGATATTACACAAGTTACTTTTAAAAACCTTAGTGATGAAGAAATTTGGTACTATATAAACACAGCAAAGCCTTTTGATAAAGCAGGAGCTTATGGCATTCAGGAATGGATTGGACAGATAGGTGTTACCAAAATTGAAGGTTCCTATTTTAACGTTATGGGGTTGCCTATTCATCTTGTTTACAAAACGTTAAATGAGATGGCTATCACTACTTAA